Proteins found in one Vulpes vulpes isolate BD-2025 chromosome 13, VulVul3, whole genome shotgun sequence genomic segment:
- the CLK2 gene encoding dual specificity protein kinase CLK2 isoform X1: MPHPRRYHSSERGSRGSYHEHYRSRKHKRRRSRSWSSSSDRTRRRRREDSYHVRSRSSYDDRSSDRRVYDRRYYGSYRRNGCSRDRGEAYCDPDYRHSYEYHRENSSYRSQRSSRRKHRRRRRRSRTFSRSSSQHSSRRAKSVEDDAEGHLIYHVGDWLQERYEIVSTLGEGTFGRVVQCVDHRRGGARVALKIIKNVEKYKEAARLEINVLEKINEKDPDNKNLCVQMFDWFDYHGHMCISFELLGLSTFDFLKDNNYLPYPIHQVRHMAFQLCQAVKFLHDNKLTHTDLKPENILFVNSDYELTYNLEKKRDERSVKSTAVRVVDFGSATFDHEHHSTIVSTRHYRAPEVILELGWSQPCDVWSIGCIIFEYYVGFTLFQTHDNREHLAMMERILGPIPSRMIRKTRKQKYFYRGRLDWDENTSAGRYVRENCKPLRRYLTSEAEEHHQLFDLIESMLEYEPAKRLTLGEALQHPFFARLRAEPPNTKLWDSSRDISR, encoded by the exons ATGCCTCATCCCCGAAGGTACCATTCCTCAGAGCGAGGAAGCCGGGGCAGTTACCATGAACACTATCGGAGCCGAAAGCATAAGAGACGAAGAAGCCGCTCCTGGTCAAGTAGCAGTGACCGGACTCGGCGGCGCCGGCGGGAAGACAGCTACCATGTCCGTTCCCGGAG CAGTTACGATGATCGCTCGTCAGACCGGAGGGTATATGACCGGCGGTACTATGGCAGCTACAGGCGCAATGGCTGTAGCCGAGACCGGGGAGAAGCCTACTGTGACCCAGACTACCGGCACTCCTACGAGTACCACCGGGAGAATAGCAGTTACCGCAGCCAGCGCAGCAGTCGGAGGAAGCacaggcggcggaggcggcgcaGCCGGACATTCAGCCGCTCGTCTTCG cAGCACAGCAGCCGGAGAGCCAAGAGTGTAGAGGACGACGCTGAGGGCCACCTCATCTACCACGTCGGGGACTGGCTACAAGAGCGAT atgaaATTGTAAGCACTTTGGGAGAGGGGACCTTCGGCCGAGTTGTACAGTGTGTCGACCATCGCAG GGGTGGGGCCCGAGTTGCCCTGAAGATCATTAAGAACGTGGAAAAGTACAAGGAAGCAGCTCGACTTGAAATCAATGTTTTAGAGAAAATCAACGAGAAGGACCCTGACAATAAGAA CCTCTGTGTGCAGATGTTTGACTGGTTTGACTACCATGGCCACATGTGCATCTCTTTTGAGCTTCTGGGCCTTAGCACCTTCGATTTCCTCAAAGACAACAACTACCTGCCCTACCCCATCCATCAAGTGCGCCACATGGCCTTCCAGCTGTGCCAGGCTGTCAAGT TTCTCCATGATAACAAGCTGACACATACGGACCTCAAGCCTGAAAATATTCTGTTTGTGAATTCAGACTATGAGCTCACCTACAATTTAGAGAAG AAACGAGATGAACGCAGTGTGAAGAGCACAGCTGTGCGGGTGGTGGACTTCGGCAGTGCCACCTTTGACCACGAACATCACAGTACCATTGTCTCCACTCGCCATTATCGAGCACCAGAGGTCATTCTCG AGTTGGGCTGGTCACAGCCTTGTGATGTGTGGAGCATAGGCTGCATCATCTTCGAGTACTACGTGGGCTTCACACTATTCCAG ACCCATGACAACAGAGAGCATCTAGCCATGATGGAAAGGATTTTGGGTCCTATCCCTTCCCGGATGATCCGAAAGACAAG gaagcagaaatatttttatcgGGGTCGCCTGGATTGGGATGAGAACACATCGGCTGGGCGCTACGTACGAGAAAACTGCAAACCACTGCGG CGGTATCTGACCTCAGAGGCAGAGGAACACCACCAGCTCTTCGATCTGATTGAAAGCATGCTAGAATATGAACCTGCTAAGCGGTTGACCTTGGGTGAAGCCCTTCAGCATCCTTTCTTCGCCCGCCTtcgggctgagccacccaacacCAAGTTGTGGGACTCCAGTCGGGATATCAGTCGGTGA
- the CLK2 gene encoding dual specificity protein kinase CLK2 isoform X2 — MPHPRRYHSSERGSRGSYHEHYRSRKHKRRRSRSWSSSSDRTRRRRREDSYHVRSRSSYDDRSSDRRVYDRRYYGSYRRNGCSRDRGEAYCDPDYRHSYEYHRENSSYRSQRSSRRKHRRRRRRSRTFSRSSSHSSRRAKSVEDDAEGHLIYHVGDWLQERYEIVSTLGEGTFGRVVQCVDHRRGGARVALKIIKNVEKYKEAARLEINVLEKINEKDPDNKNLCVQMFDWFDYHGHMCISFELLGLSTFDFLKDNNYLPYPIHQVRHMAFQLCQAVKFLHDNKLTHTDLKPENILFVNSDYELTYNLEKKRDERSVKSTAVRVVDFGSATFDHEHHSTIVSTRHYRAPEVILELGWSQPCDVWSIGCIIFEYYVGFTLFQTHDNREHLAMMERILGPIPSRMIRKTRKQKYFYRGRLDWDENTSAGRYVRENCKPLRRYLTSEAEEHHQLFDLIESMLEYEPAKRLTLGEALQHPFFARLRAEPPNTKLWDSSRDISR, encoded by the exons ATGCCTCATCCCCGAAGGTACCATTCCTCAGAGCGAGGAAGCCGGGGCAGTTACCATGAACACTATCGGAGCCGAAAGCATAAGAGACGAAGAAGCCGCTCCTGGTCAAGTAGCAGTGACCGGACTCGGCGGCGCCGGCGGGAAGACAGCTACCATGTCCGTTCCCGGAG CAGTTACGATGATCGCTCGTCAGACCGGAGGGTATATGACCGGCGGTACTATGGCAGCTACAGGCGCAATGGCTGTAGCCGAGACCGGGGAGAAGCCTACTGTGACCCAGACTACCGGCACTCCTACGAGTACCACCGGGAGAATAGCAGTTACCGCAGCCAGCGCAGCAGTCGGAGGAAGCacaggcggcggaggcggcgcaGCCGGACATTCAGCCGCTCGTCTTCG CACAGCAGCCGGAGAGCCAAGAGTGTAGAGGACGACGCTGAGGGCCACCTCATCTACCACGTCGGGGACTGGCTACAAGAGCGAT atgaaATTGTAAGCACTTTGGGAGAGGGGACCTTCGGCCGAGTTGTACAGTGTGTCGACCATCGCAG GGGTGGGGCCCGAGTTGCCCTGAAGATCATTAAGAACGTGGAAAAGTACAAGGAAGCAGCTCGACTTGAAATCAATGTTTTAGAGAAAATCAACGAGAAGGACCCTGACAATAAGAA CCTCTGTGTGCAGATGTTTGACTGGTTTGACTACCATGGCCACATGTGCATCTCTTTTGAGCTTCTGGGCCTTAGCACCTTCGATTTCCTCAAAGACAACAACTACCTGCCCTACCCCATCCATCAAGTGCGCCACATGGCCTTCCAGCTGTGCCAGGCTGTCAAGT TTCTCCATGATAACAAGCTGACACATACGGACCTCAAGCCTGAAAATATTCTGTTTGTGAATTCAGACTATGAGCTCACCTACAATTTAGAGAAG AAACGAGATGAACGCAGTGTGAAGAGCACAGCTGTGCGGGTGGTGGACTTCGGCAGTGCCACCTTTGACCACGAACATCACAGTACCATTGTCTCCACTCGCCATTATCGAGCACCAGAGGTCATTCTCG AGTTGGGCTGGTCACAGCCTTGTGATGTGTGGAGCATAGGCTGCATCATCTTCGAGTACTACGTGGGCTTCACACTATTCCAG ACCCATGACAACAGAGAGCATCTAGCCATGATGGAAAGGATTTTGGGTCCTATCCCTTCCCGGATGATCCGAAAGACAAG gaagcagaaatatttttatcgGGGTCGCCTGGATTGGGATGAGAACACATCGGCTGGGCGCTACGTACGAGAAAACTGCAAACCACTGCGG CGGTATCTGACCTCAGAGGCAGAGGAACACCACCAGCTCTTCGATCTGATTGAAAGCATGCTAGAATATGAACCTGCTAAGCGGTTGACCTTGGGTGAAGCCCTTCAGCATCCTTTCTTCGCCCGCCTtcgggctgagccacccaacacCAAGTTGTGGGACTCCAGTCGGGATATCAGTCGGTGA
- the CLK2 gene encoding dual specificity protein kinase CLK2 isoform X4 — MPHPRRYHSSERGSRGSYHEHYRSRKHKRRRSRSWSSSSDRTRRRRREDSYHVRSRSYDDRSSDRRVYDRRYYGSYRRNGCSRDRGEAYCDPDYRHSYEYHRENSSYRSQRSSRRKHRRRRRRSRTFSRSSSHSSRRAKSVEDDAEGHLIYHVGDWLQERYEIVSTLGEGTFGRVVQCVDHRRGGARVALKIIKNVEKYKEAARLEINVLEKINEKDPDNKNLCVQMFDWFDYHGHMCISFELLGLSTFDFLKDNNYLPYPIHQVRHMAFQLCQAVKFLHDNKLTHTDLKPENILFVNSDYELTYNLEKKRDERSVKSTAVRVVDFGSATFDHEHHSTIVSTRHYRAPEVILELGWSQPCDVWSIGCIIFEYYVGFTLFQTHDNREHLAMMERILGPIPSRMIRKTRKQKYFYRGRLDWDENTSAGRYVRENCKPLRRYLTSEAEEHHQLFDLIESMLEYEPAKRLTLGEALQHPFFARLRAEPPNTKLWDSSRDISR; from the exons ATGCCTCATCCCCGAAGGTACCATTCCTCAGAGCGAGGAAGCCGGGGCAGTTACCATGAACACTATCGGAGCCGAAAGCATAAGAGACGAAGAAGCCGCTCCTGGTCAAGTAGCAGTGACCGGACTCGGCGGCGCCGGCGGGAAGACAGCTACCATGTCCGTTCCCGGAG TTACGATGATCGCTCGTCAGACCGGAGGGTATATGACCGGCGGTACTATGGCAGCTACAGGCGCAATGGCTGTAGCCGAGACCGGGGAGAAGCCTACTGTGACCCAGACTACCGGCACTCCTACGAGTACCACCGGGAGAATAGCAGTTACCGCAGCCAGCGCAGCAGTCGGAGGAAGCacaggcggcggaggcggcgcaGCCGGACATTCAGCCGCTCGTCTTCG CACAGCAGCCGGAGAGCCAAGAGTGTAGAGGACGACGCTGAGGGCCACCTCATCTACCACGTCGGGGACTGGCTACAAGAGCGAT atgaaATTGTAAGCACTTTGGGAGAGGGGACCTTCGGCCGAGTTGTACAGTGTGTCGACCATCGCAG GGGTGGGGCCCGAGTTGCCCTGAAGATCATTAAGAACGTGGAAAAGTACAAGGAAGCAGCTCGACTTGAAATCAATGTTTTAGAGAAAATCAACGAGAAGGACCCTGACAATAAGAA CCTCTGTGTGCAGATGTTTGACTGGTTTGACTACCATGGCCACATGTGCATCTCTTTTGAGCTTCTGGGCCTTAGCACCTTCGATTTCCTCAAAGACAACAACTACCTGCCCTACCCCATCCATCAAGTGCGCCACATGGCCTTCCAGCTGTGCCAGGCTGTCAAGT TTCTCCATGATAACAAGCTGACACATACGGACCTCAAGCCTGAAAATATTCTGTTTGTGAATTCAGACTATGAGCTCACCTACAATTTAGAGAAG AAACGAGATGAACGCAGTGTGAAGAGCACAGCTGTGCGGGTGGTGGACTTCGGCAGTGCCACCTTTGACCACGAACATCACAGTACCATTGTCTCCACTCGCCATTATCGAGCACCAGAGGTCATTCTCG AGTTGGGCTGGTCACAGCCTTGTGATGTGTGGAGCATAGGCTGCATCATCTTCGAGTACTACGTGGGCTTCACACTATTCCAG ACCCATGACAACAGAGAGCATCTAGCCATGATGGAAAGGATTTTGGGTCCTATCCCTTCCCGGATGATCCGAAAGACAAG gaagcagaaatatttttatcgGGGTCGCCTGGATTGGGATGAGAACACATCGGCTGGGCGCTACGTACGAGAAAACTGCAAACCACTGCGG CGGTATCTGACCTCAGAGGCAGAGGAACACCACCAGCTCTTCGATCTGATTGAAAGCATGCTAGAATATGAACCTGCTAAGCGGTTGACCTTGGGTGAAGCCCTTCAGCATCCTTTCTTCGCCCGCCTtcgggctgagccacccaacacCAAGTTGTGGGACTCCAGTCGGGATATCAGTCGGTGA
- the CLK2 gene encoding dual specificity protein kinase CLK2 isoform X3 — MPHPRRYHSSERGSRGSYHEHYRSRKHKRRRSRSWSSSSDRTRRRRREDSYHVRSRSYDDRSSDRRVYDRRYYGSYRRNGCSRDRGEAYCDPDYRHSYEYHRENSSYRSQRSSRRKHRRRRRRSRTFSRSSSQHSSRRAKSVEDDAEGHLIYHVGDWLQERYEIVSTLGEGTFGRVVQCVDHRRGGARVALKIIKNVEKYKEAARLEINVLEKINEKDPDNKNLCVQMFDWFDYHGHMCISFELLGLSTFDFLKDNNYLPYPIHQVRHMAFQLCQAVKFLHDNKLTHTDLKPENILFVNSDYELTYNLEKKRDERSVKSTAVRVVDFGSATFDHEHHSTIVSTRHYRAPEVILELGWSQPCDVWSIGCIIFEYYVGFTLFQTHDNREHLAMMERILGPIPSRMIRKTRKQKYFYRGRLDWDENTSAGRYVRENCKPLRRYLTSEAEEHHQLFDLIESMLEYEPAKRLTLGEALQHPFFARLRAEPPNTKLWDSSRDISR; from the exons ATGCCTCATCCCCGAAGGTACCATTCCTCAGAGCGAGGAAGCCGGGGCAGTTACCATGAACACTATCGGAGCCGAAAGCATAAGAGACGAAGAAGCCGCTCCTGGTCAAGTAGCAGTGACCGGACTCGGCGGCGCCGGCGGGAAGACAGCTACCATGTCCGTTCCCGGAG TTACGATGATCGCTCGTCAGACCGGAGGGTATATGACCGGCGGTACTATGGCAGCTACAGGCGCAATGGCTGTAGCCGAGACCGGGGAGAAGCCTACTGTGACCCAGACTACCGGCACTCCTACGAGTACCACCGGGAGAATAGCAGTTACCGCAGCCAGCGCAGCAGTCGGAGGAAGCacaggcggcggaggcggcgcaGCCGGACATTCAGCCGCTCGTCTTCG cAGCACAGCAGCCGGAGAGCCAAGAGTGTAGAGGACGACGCTGAGGGCCACCTCATCTACCACGTCGGGGACTGGCTACAAGAGCGAT atgaaATTGTAAGCACTTTGGGAGAGGGGACCTTCGGCCGAGTTGTACAGTGTGTCGACCATCGCAG GGGTGGGGCCCGAGTTGCCCTGAAGATCATTAAGAACGTGGAAAAGTACAAGGAAGCAGCTCGACTTGAAATCAATGTTTTAGAGAAAATCAACGAGAAGGACCCTGACAATAAGAA CCTCTGTGTGCAGATGTTTGACTGGTTTGACTACCATGGCCACATGTGCATCTCTTTTGAGCTTCTGGGCCTTAGCACCTTCGATTTCCTCAAAGACAACAACTACCTGCCCTACCCCATCCATCAAGTGCGCCACATGGCCTTCCAGCTGTGCCAGGCTGTCAAGT TTCTCCATGATAACAAGCTGACACATACGGACCTCAAGCCTGAAAATATTCTGTTTGTGAATTCAGACTATGAGCTCACCTACAATTTAGAGAAG AAACGAGATGAACGCAGTGTGAAGAGCACAGCTGTGCGGGTGGTGGACTTCGGCAGTGCCACCTTTGACCACGAACATCACAGTACCATTGTCTCCACTCGCCATTATCGAGCACCAGAGGTCATTCTCG AGTTGGGCTGGTCACAGCCTTGTGATGTGTGGAGCATAGGCTGCATCATCTTCGAGTACTACGTGGGCTTCACACTATTCCAG ACCCATGACAACAGAGAGCATCTAGCCATGATGGAAAGGATTTTGGGTCCTATCCCTTCCCGGATGATCCGAAAGACAAG gaagcagaaatatttttatcgGGGTCGCCTGGATTGGGATGAGAACACATCGGCTGGGCGCTACGTACGAGAAAACTGCAAACCACTGCGG CGGTATCTGACCTCAGAGGCAGAGGAACACCACCAGCTCTTCGATCTGATTGAAAGCATGCTAGAATATGAACCTGCTAAGCGGTTGACCTTGGGTGAAGCCCTTCAGCATCCTTTCTTCGCCCGCCTtcgggctgagccacccaacacCAAGTTGTGGGACTCCAGTCGGGATATCAGTCGGTGA
- the CLK2 gene encoding dual specificity protein kinase CLK2 isoform X5: protein MFDWFDYHGHMCISFELLGLSTFDFLKDNNYLPYPIHQVRHMAFQLCQAVKFLHDNKLTHTDLKPENILFVNSDYELTYNLEKKRDERSVKSTAVRVVDFGSATFDHEHHSTIVSTRHYRAPEVILELGWSQPCDVWSIGCIIFEYYVGFTLFQTHDNREHLAMMERILGPIPSRMIRKTRKQKYFYRGRLDWDENTSAGRYVRENCKPLRRYLTSEAEEHHQLFDLIESMLEYEPAKRLTLGEALQHPFFARLRAEPPNTKLWDSSRDISR from the exons ATGTTTGACTGGTTTGACTACCATGGCCACATGTGCATCTCTTTTGAGCTTCTGGGCCTTAGCACCTTCGATTTCCTCAAAGACAACAACTACCTGCCCTACCCCATCCATCAAGTGCGCCACATGGCCTTCCAGCTGTGCCAGGCTGTCAAGT TTCTCCATGATAACAAGCTGACACATACGGACCTCAAGCCTGAAAATATTCTGTTTGTGAATTCAGACTATGAGCTCACCTACAATTTAGAGAAG AAACGAGATGAACGCAGTGTGAAGAGCACAGCTGTGCGGGTGGTGGACTTCGGCAGTGCCACCTTTGACCACGAACATCACAGTACCATTGTCTCCACTCGCCATTATCGAGCACCAGAGGTCATTCTCG AGTTGGGCTGGTCACAGCCTTGTGATGTGTGGAGCATAGGCTGCATCATCTTCGAGTACTACGTGGGCTTCACACTATTCCAG ACCCATGACAACAGAGAGCATCTAGCCATGATGGAAAGGATTTTGGGTCCTATCCCTTCCCGGATGATCCGAAAGACAAG gaagcagaaatatttttatcgGGGTCGCCTGGATTGGGATGAGAACACATCGGCTGGGCGCTACGTACGAGAAAACTGCAAACCACTGCGG CGGTATCTGACCTCAGAGGCAGAGGAACACCACCAGCTCTTCGATCTGATTGAAAGCATGCTAGAATATGAACCTGCTAAGCGGTTGACCTTGGGTGAAGCCCTTCAGCATCCTTTCTTCGCCCGCCTtcgggctgagccacccaacacCAAGTTGTGGGACTCCAGTCGGGATATCAGTCGGTGA